TAACTCCTATGACCATTTTCAAATGTTTCATATTTATTTCTAATATTACGAAGCCTTATCGTTATTCATTATCACATTATGTTGTAATATTTTATATTTTGGCGAGTCAGGTTGAAGCAGTTGATAGACGATTTTCCATTTCTTTCACTCAGTCAGCATCCATCTTGATTAACCTATTCTTCTTCAAATTTTATTTCATTACCCACTTGTATTCCCATTGCAACAGCTTATCGAACTCTCCAGCTTTTGTGTGATGCATACTTTCGAATATGATTGCGCCGCCCGTTCCGCGAAGCGGTTGCCGTGATTTTTGCATCTGCTTGGAGAATCTTGCTTTCACCCTCCAGCAAAAAGCGTGACAATAGCGTTGTCACGGTTAAAGCTTTTGTTAGCTTTTGTTAGTTCTTTTGATTTTTCGTTTCCTGTGTTAGTATAAATTCCATTTTTCTATCTTACAACTTATTTTTTCGCTTGAGGTACAGGCACTAATGGTTCTATAAGATTAATAACATCGCTACATATTTCTTTATCATCAATATCCAGTATGTAATGTTCTTTGGCCCCTTTATAAGGGATTCCTTTTTCTGATTCTTTCAATAATCCCACAAGACATTCATGTTTCTTTACATAAACACTATTATTACATACTAATAGTAGTGGTTTATCATTCACATAAACCATATACTCACCAAACATTTTTCTATAACGAATTCTGCCAGTCTCATTTACTTGCTCACAAACATACTGTACGAATTCAATATCTGATGCCATATATTCTCCAATTAGCACAACACCATATGCGATACTTTCGGCGCCGAAGGTGCCAACCTAACATTGGCTTAACCTTTAAACCCGTGCTTGAGCACGCATTGTGGAGCAACGTGCGGAGGCTTGGCGTGGTTTGTGCATTGTTGTTCTGCAAAAACCATGATAATAGGCGTTATAGGGTTGAAGCATTTGTTAGGCTTCTTTCTCTTCCCAAGTACTCCCAATACTCCATTATCGTAATATCATTTTTCTTTTCCCCAAGCTTTAATAGCATAAATAACTCTGGTCTATGCTCTACGCCAGCTAAAACAACAACAGTCCTCTCGTTTTTGCTTTTGTTCAAAATGTTCTGAACCATTGCAGCAGTTCTTTCATCCCAAAATTTGTTATCTGCTTTGCAAAAGCTACTATATTTCTTCAATATCTCATTATACGGGAGTACCTCTTTAACAACTCTATCCCATTTTGCATTTTTGTCTATTATGATCTTATCAAGATCTATACTATTAATTCTCCTACACTGGTTTTGTCTTATAAAACGATCTCTTTTTTTCATTGCCTCATAAGCATCGTTAATGATTTTTGTTTCATTTTCAGATAAAGCTTTCTTCTTTAATAGCCTATTAATATCCGTAAATAAATCTTTATAGTTCTTAAACAACTGAATATTTCTAATTTGTTCTTGTCGGTTATATATATCATATAGCTTAATCTTTATAGCCTTTAACTTTTCATACTTATTAAGTGCATAATCCTCTTGTGATTCAGTATTTCTAGCCTTCTTTAACTCACCAGACTCTGTATAAAATTCATCTGACAACTCTTCCAATATACAGGATGGTTCTATATCAACTAATATCTGATATAGAGTATCACCAGTATATTTCTTTGTATTTTTGTGTACTGTGCCTATAATCACTATATTTGTCATATACTCTTCGTGAACCTAACATTGGCTTAACCTGCAATGCCGGCCCACGCTCCTGGCGTGGGCATTGGCGTGGTTTTTGTACCTACTTATATTCTCTTGCTTTCACTTTCCAGCAAAAACCATGGCAATAGGCAGCGTCAAGTCGAAGCATCTGTTAGAGCTTTTCTTTATATAGATTCAGAAACTCGATCGGAGTATATACTTTCACTATTGAATTCTTATAATCATCAGTATTCCGGGTGACGATACAATCACATCGGTTTCTATTTGCTGAAAATTGCTGCAACGCATCTTCAAAATCAGGAATTCTTGATTTTAATCCA
This sequence is a window from Methanobacterium sp.. Protein-coding genes within it:
- a CDS encoding TfoX/Sxy family protein codes for the protein MASDIEFVQYVCEQVNETGRIRYRKMFGEYMVYVNDKPLLLVCNNSVYVKKHECLVGLLKESEKGIPYKGAKEHYILDIDDKEICSDVINLIEPLVPVPQAKK